In the Candidatus Delongbacteria bacterium genome, GGCTAATGTTAAGAAAATTCTTGAAGAAGCTGATAATAATTTGTTTGATAAAAGACTATTAGAAATCTCTTTTAACTTTTATTACGAAAATGATTTTGAAAAAGCTGATTTTTATGGTGAGAAATTGTACGAAATGAAATTTGAAAATGAGTTGTTTCAAAAGAGATTCTTACAATTACTTAACAGTAAAGGTGATTATAAACGAATTGTTTCCTTTTCAAATACTCTTCTTGAAAAAAAAGAGGAAGGTGAAATATTCTATCTGAGAGGTCTTGCATACTACATGTTGAATAAAAAACTAAAAAGTGTTAAAGATCTTGAAAGGGCTGAGGAGCTTGGATTCTGTAATGATTCTCTTCTTGAAACTAAAGCTAAAGCGTATTTTGATTTGGAAAAATTTGATAAGTCGATTAGTCTGTTTCTTAGGATTTCTGACTATAATGAGGAGCATATCAATTTTATCATTGATGTATATCATAAAACTAAAAATTTTCAGTCAGGTTTTGATTTTACATTAAAAATACTAAAGAAAAGTATTTCGATGTTCGTTCTTTATCACAATGCACTTTTTGCATACAATCTTAACAATCAGAATGCATGCATGGAGGCGATTAGTCTTTACGTACAAAACTTTGGAGAATCAGCTGAGATTGAAACATTGAAAGCTGACGTTTTGATGCAGTCTGGAAAGTTTAAGGAAGCTTCAGAAATATATTTTATTTTGAAAGTTAAAAATGAAGAATCAGAAGATTTAGCTTTTAAATTGTATAATTCTTATTATAAACTGAATCTAAATGAAAATCTTGAAGATTTATTAAAAAAAGCAAGTAAACAATTTAGCAACTCACAAAATATCAAAAAATTGATGATTATGAATTTGATTAAACTATCAAAATTTGATGAAGCGACTGAACTATTTGAACATGAGCATCTTAAGATTGATAAAGATTTATTAAATTCAATAATGACTGCATATGAAAAAAGCAAAAAAATTGATAAAGCTTTAGATCTTTTAAACAGTCTGGACAATTTTGAATTTTCTGGAGATATAAATTATTACAGAGGAAAAATATACGAGACAACAGGAGATTTTGAGAAAGCTCTTAAGGAATATAATCATGCAATTGAATCACAAATTAATAATTTTGAGTTCTATTTTACCAGAGGTAATGTTAATTTAATATTGAATTATTTTAAAGATGCTCTTTCCGATTTTTTAGACTCTCGCAGACTTGGTTGTAATCACGATAGATTAAATTTTCTCATAGGATTTTGTTATGAAAAACTAAAAAACTTTGACGAAAGTATAAAGTTTTACAATAAGCACTTAGACAATAATTCTGTTGACCTTCAGATTCTGTCATCCAGAGCATCCTGTTATATGGAGTTGAACGAGTTTGATAAAGCAATCAGCGATTTGGACATAGTTCTATCAAGTAATGAAAATAGTATTGTGGATCTATTGAACAGAGGAAATGCTCTGTTAAGTTTGAAAAAATATGAAGAAGCGATAAAAGATTTTTCAAAGCTCATTAATTTTGGAAAGGGTTCAAAAACAATTTTTCTTACAAGAGGTTTGTGTTACACAAATATACTTGAATTTAAAAATGCTGTGGATGATTTTGACAAGGTATTGGATACAGATCCTAGCAATTGTGAAGCTTTACTTAATCGAGGTCTTGCCCATTTGAATACAGGAAATCTCCAAAAAGGAATCATTGATCTGGAAAATTATCTTAAAAGTAATGACGATACAAAAGTAAAACTTCAATTAGCCAATGCTTTTTATGAAAACAAGGAGTTTGATAAAGCTAAAATTTATTATGAGGAGTTGCTGGAATCTTACAATAATAATTTCTCTATACATCAAAATTTAGCAGAATGCTTATCAATTGAAAAAAACTTCTCTGAAAGTATTAAGCATTTGGATAAAGCAATTCAAATTGGTGAAAAGTCTAAAATAGATAAAGAGATTCTTTCAAATCTTATCTTACAAAAAGCAATTGTTTACCTTAATTCAGGTAATGATAAAAAAGCTTTTGAAGAGTTTAAAAAAGCTGAGAACCTTACTGAAGATAAGTCTAATGTTTATGTTAGTAGGGGTGTTCATTATTTCAAAATTGAGGATTATAATAATGCTATTTCTGATTTTAACCACGTATTAGAATCAGATCCAAACAATATTGATGTTCTTGAGAAATTATTCATTTCAGAGAAAAAACTTGATCATACTGAAAATGCGTTGGATCTGTGTGATAAAATTTTAAAAATTGACAATAATAAAGCAGAGTTTACCCTTCATAAAGCTAATTTATACTTTTCTAAAAAGGATTACTCGAATGCTTCTTTGAGTTATTCTGATTATCACTCAAAAATTGAAGGGACATCAGAGAGTTATTTAAATTCAAGTATTTCTTATTTTGAAAATGGGGAGTACAATAAATCACTTGAAGAGATTGGAAAAGCAATAAATCTGGATAAAAATTGTAGCAACCTGTATCTGGCTAGAACTAAAATCTACAACAAATTAAATGATTTTGATAATATGCTTAAAGATTATAGAACAGCTCTTGATTTAGATCCAGAAAATAGCATCGCATTAAAGAATTATGGAAATATTCTTTTTTACTCAGGAAATCTTATAGAGGCAAGCATTGTTTTTAAAAAATTGGTTAAGATAGATCCTGCAAATTCAGAGTATCACTATAGAAAAGCAGACATAGAATTTAATCAAAAAAATAATATTGCAGCAAAAGCGTCTATAGGTAAGGCAATTGAACGTAATAACATAAAGCATGAGTACTACAAGCTCCACTCGGAAATTTTATTTAGACTTGGTGAGCTTGATAATGCTATAGATCAAATAAATAATGCTATTAATCTTGACGGGAATATTTCTGATTACTATAGAATTAGGGCAGAGTTATTACTTAAAAAAAATGATCTTAAAAAAGCAATGTTAGATATAGATAAAGCAATTGTTTTGAATGATTCTAATGCTGAATTCTATCACCTAAGATCAAAAATTAATGCCAACCAAAATAACAAGGAAGAATCAATTTCTGATTTAACAAAAGCATATGAAATATCAAATGATGTTGTTTATCTAAAATTAAGAGGAGAAAAATATTTTACAACAAAACAGTATCAAAAAGCTATTGATGATTATGAAAAAGCAAATAGCGATATTCTTGATGGTGGAGATTTAAAAAGAATGGCTGTCTCTTATTACAAAGTTGGTGAGCTTAATAAATCAATTTCTGCATTAACAAAATTATTAAATCTGGTAGGTGATGATATCGAAGCACTGATAAAAAGAGCAAATACTTTTATGAAAACAGGGGATTATTCGGGGGCTATTGAGGATTATTCTAGAATACTAAAACTTGAACCAAAGCTTGTGTTGGTTTATTCAAGCAGAGCTATTGCTTATCAAAAAGCTGGTTTGCATAATGAATCCGAAGCTGATTTTGGCAAATATTTGGAGATGACATATAATATGCCATTTAGTAGAAAATAAGCGAGTATAAGATATTATGAAAAAAAATAGAGTTTGAGCCAAATTTCGATAGTTTAAAATCTTGACTTTAAACTATCCTTATATTATATTTGCTCATTCTTGATGAAGTAACAGATAAGGAGCAGAGAGAATGTACGCTGTCGTAAAACTTGGGGGAAACCAGCACATAGTAAAACAAAACGATATCATAAAAGTTAATAGATTAAGCTTTGAAGATGGTGCTGAGTTCGAAATAAATGAAGTTTTGGCTGTTGGGGAAGGTGAAGACGTTCAGTTTGGTACACCTTTTGTTGAAGGATCAACAGTAAAGTTTGTTGTACTTGAGAACAAAAAAGATAAAAAAGTAATTGTTTTCAAGAAAAAAAGAAGAAAAAGATACGAGAGAAAAAAAGGTCATAGACAACATATCTCCGTAGTTCAGGTAAAAGAGATTGTGAAGTAAAAAAAATAGATCAGAGGGTATTATGGCTCATAAGAAGGGTGTTGGTAGTTCCAAAAACGGAAGAGACAGTAACCCAAAAATGCTTGGTGTAAAACTGTTTGGTGGTCAATTTGCAAAAGCTGGTTCTATAATTGTTAGACAAAGAGGAACTAAGTTTCACGCAGGTAATAATGTTGGTTTAGGAACTGATTTTACTATTTTTGCTTTAACTGAAGGTACTGTAGAATTCAGAACAAGAGCAAACGGTAGAAAATTCGTATCAATTGTTCCAGTGCAAGAATAAAAACATTTTTTTGTTTCTTTATCTTGAAATAAAAAAATCCGGAAACTCCGGATTTTTTTTTATTTTTTGGTTCTATATTTTACGATTTTAATTTGATTCCCTTTTTCATTGAACTCTACAACATCTGAGAATGAATTGATTATCAGAAATCCTCTTCCCGAACTTAGATTGACTTCCCTTTTCTTTTGCCATTCAAAACCTTTTCCTTCATCGGTAATTGTAAATGAGATCATTGATTTATCGCAATAGCATTCAATTTCAATTACTCTTTTTGCATAAAAAGGATCATTCTGTTTCTCTTCTATTATATTCTTGTAAGTCTTTTGACCGAGAAATGAGTTATCTCTGATTTCAGATTCAACTTCGAGGTTTCCATGATAAAGGGCATTAGACAAGGCTTCAACCAGAACAATTGTTACTGGCATCGATTCTTCTTCTGATAGCATTTTACTCGAAACTAAATCATTGATTATATATTGAGGAATTTTACTTAAAACTTTTTCATTGCTCTCATGACATATTGTTTTTTTATAGAACTTGATGTATTCTAAAGCTTCTCCAAGACCAACATTACTAATTGTTCCTCTGGAACCAAAAAGAATCAATATTGACTGCACATAGGAAATCAAATCCTGCAATGAAATACTTTTATCTAAAAAATTGACAGCCCCAGCCTTCAATGCATTTGATAAAATTTCTTTGTCCGAAAAACCTGTTAAAATTATAACTGGTAATGTACTATCATGTTTTTTAATAGATTCGAGAAAGTCAATTCCATTTCCTTTTGGCATATAGAAATCTGTTATTACAAGATCAAATTTGTCATTTTTAATAGCATCTAAACCTGTTTTTGAGTTTATTGCACCAAAAACTTTATATCCTGCTGCTTCAAACGCACTAACTAGCAATTCTCTGAAATCATCATTATCATCAACAATTAATAAATTCTTCATTTTTCCTCTACAATTCTCTCAATTGCATCGTTTATATTATCGTATATTGTAAAAAGATCATTCATTTTCATCATCTTAAAAATTGACATTATGAAAGGATGAAGTGAGCAAAATAATAGCTTTATATTACTTGATTTTACATCGTAACCAAAAGCTACTAATGTTGATAAAGTAAAACTATCCACTTGATTGATCTTTGCTAAATTGAACAATATGTAATCTTTGTTACACTCTTCTTTAATTGACTCCAATTCCTTACTAAATTCAGAGCTCTTATCACCAATTAAATTTTCTCCAGGTGTAATAACCAGATAATTTTTCTCTTCTTTTATATTAAGAATCATCCATAGCCCTCAGTTTAAATTCAATAATTAATGTAATATAAAGTACAGCACCAGCCAGTGCAACTACCAATAACATCAATATTATATTTTATCAACATTTAAAAGCATCATTAATCTGTTTTCAATATTTGTTTTGGAAGTATCAGGGTCGAAATCTAATGAAACAATAGATATGTCTGAATATCTATGTTTTAGGCTCTTAACCATTCCTCTGCCACTTATGTGATTTGGCATACAACCAAATGGTTGAACTATGACGAAAGACTTTATTCCAATCTTTCTCATTTGAATGATTTCTCCAGCAATCTGCCAGCCTTCACCTGCGATAAAAGTTTTATCTATCAACCCTTCGATGTTCTCTGCTAGATCAAATATATCAAATCTAGGGAATCTATATTTGAATCCATCCGTAATCTCTTCAATTCTGTCTATCGCTTTTTTGTAAATCATATCTGTTATACTGGACATCAAAAAATTTGATAGATAACCGGAACTTAGCTTGCTTTTCAATTTTTCCTTTATCACGGCGACTTCTCGTCTAAAAAAATTAATCATAGGAGGGATGTAAGGTTCGATATCAGAATTTTCTAGAAAATTTTCCAATTGATTATTTGCATTTTCATGATGATTAACCAAAATTTCACCAACTATACCAACGATTTTTTTTGATCCCATATTATGGATTTTTACTCCATTAAACTCGTCTACGGCTCGTTTATAGTATTTTATCGCTTTTTTTAGGTTATAGGATAGAGCTTGTTCTATTTTTTTTACATAGTGATCGAATATTTTTTTAGATACTCCTCTATCTATTTCATACACTCTTAATCTTCTATACATCATCTCAAGACCATCAGATAGTAAAATGCTATAGAGTAATATTATCTGGAATTTCAAACCAGGTCGAAATCCAGGATGTAGGTTTTTTTTATCTTGACCGGTTGTTACAATAGGAACATTATCAAACCCTGCTTTATCGAGTGCAGTTCTAATTATGGTCGAATATTGACCAGCTCTGCAATCATCGCAATTTTTTGCCAATCCGACTACAGAATTCTTACCACCTGATTTTCTTAGCTCCTTTATCAATTCTCCTGCATTAACCTGGGCAGGATAACAGACATCATTGTGAACAAATCGTTTTCCAATATTTATTGCTTCAGAATCCGCTATATCTACGGTTTTAACATTGAAACCATCCCTTCTCAATACTGCGGCGGCAAAAATCGAGAACAGTCTAGAAAGATTTGGAATCAGAATCATTTTACTTTTTTTATCTGATTTTGAAAAAACTGGAAGTTTTCTGGAATAATCAGTTTTTGTAGTTAAATTTTGTTTTCTTCTTTGCCTAATCGATTCTATAAACGATTTTACACGAATATAAAGTGGTCCATCATTGGAAACTTCATCGAGTTTAATTATCAGTGGAACTTTGTTGTACTCTGACATGATTCTCTCTATTTCATCACTTAAAACAGCATCATGACCACAGCCAAAACTTACTAAAAAGACCATTTCACAATCATCTTTTTCAGCAGCATAAAATGCAGAAGCAACTAATCTTGTAGTATTAACCATTGTATTATCAAGATGTGATCTGCTTACATCTACTTTTGAAAGATCTATAGATTCGCTTATGATAACATCTATTCCCTCCGATTCCAATAAATCTGCAATTTTATGATTTATCCAAGTATCGTAATGATAGGGTCTTGCAGCCAAAATAACTTTAAAATCAGATTTGCAATTTTCTGTGGATTTCATTAATTTGTTTTTAAAATTTATCTGAGATCTGTTGCCCAAAGTAATTGCTTGAAGAATTTCAGATCTGCTTAAGCCATACTCTTTAATAAAATGTGTTAAAATTTGTCTTGTTTTAGCCTTTTCATTATACCAGTGGAAAGCAGGAGTATCAATAAAAACGGTACTGTTGTTATGAGAATTCTTGATGACCTGAGTATATCCATGAACGACAGAACATACAAAATTATTATCAGCTTTCAAGTTTTCGTAAGGTAATCTTACCATCATTGGTAGAAAAATAGTGTCTATGTTTTTATTGATTAACCATTCAATATGACCGTGCAAAACCTTTGCTGGTAAACAGGCAGTATCTGAAGGGACAAACCTCTCTCCTTCTCTGAATATCTCAGAATCTGACATAGGAGTTACAACAACTTTAAAACCTAACGATCTAAAAAAAGTATTCCAAAATGGAAGTGATCTATAAAAATCTAAAGCTCTTGGAATTCCAATCACTCTCCCATCTTCGTGGTCTGTAAAAATTGTGTTCAATAAATTTTCATTGTAGACTCGTACTGTATTTATGCCCTTATTTTCAGATTTTGTTCTATTATTGTACCTATCACACTTGTTCCCAGTAATAAAACTGTTTCCATTGTTGAATTTCACGATGTTTAATCTACATTTGTTCTCACAAAGTTGACATATTTTATTTGAAGTGATATCATATTCAAAATTCTTGATAATACTGATTGGATCAAATACTACTCTTTCTGAATTTTCCTTCGCTAATAAACCCGCCCCTATTGCTCCCATTACTCCGGGAAATGGAGCTAAAAATATCTGTTTTTTGGTAAAGATTTCCATAGCTCTAAAGACAGCAGGATTTAAAAATGTACCACCTTGAACTACTATTTTATTGCCTAAATAGTTCTCATTTTGATTTCTAATAACTTTCGTAAAAACATTTTCAACGACAGAATAACAGAGACCTGCCAAAATGTCTTCAACAGATTTTCCATTTTTCTGTTCAGAAATAACAGAACTATTCATAAACACTGTGCACCTAGAACCTAGTTTTGACGGGTTTTTTGCTGAAAGGGCAATTTCTCCTATCTCATCCATAGCCAGTCCAAGAGTTGAAGCAAAATTTTCTAAAAAAGAGCCACATCCTGCGGAACATGCTTCATTGAGAATTATATCAGTCACCAAACCTTTATTGATTCTAACAGCTTTGATATCTTGACCACCAATATCAATTATGAACGATACATCTCCAAAAAAATGCTTTGCTGCATATGCATGAGCTATGGTTTCTACAGAAAATGCATCAACATTAAAAGCTTTCATGAAAAGATTAGCACCATATCCAGTGATCCCAATAAACTTTATATGAATTTTTCCATGTCTTTTCTCGATTCTTTCAATCGTATCTTCAAAAATCATTTTAAAAACACGAAGAGGATTTCCAAAGTTTTTTGAATATCCGAAATCTATAATTTTTTTATTTTTATCAAGCAATACAAATTTAATTGTAGTGGAGCCTGCATCAATTCCCAATGTTATTTCGTTTGTATCTATGTCATTAATATCAAGAAAATTTATATTTTTATAGATTTTATCTATTCTTAACTTTTCTTCCACAGTTTTGCATAAGGAAATATTGCAATACTTAATTGTTTCTTCCGGAACATGAAGTTTATTTAAAAAAACATTATATAATCCACTTAAAGCAGCACCGTGTGCCACCATGTATTCACAATCACTGGGAATTACTACGAGATTATTATCTATTTTAAGTTTTTCAGCAAATATATCTCTTAATATATCGTTAAACTTAACAGGTCCTCCAGCAAGAATTATTGTAGGTATAATCTCCAAACCTTGAGAAAGCCCTCCAATAATCTGAGATGCAACAGCATGCAATACACTTAGACAAATGTCCTCTTTTCTAACTCCTTGATTGACAAGAGGTTGAATGTCTGTTTTTGCAAAAACACCACACCTTCCAGATACACTGTGAACAAAAACACCTTTTTTTGCAAATTCATTAAAACTTGAAACTTCAATATCTAAGTAAGTTGCCATCTGATCAATAAAAGCACCTGTACCACCAGCACAACTTCCATTCATTCTCATATCTGAAACAAAAATATTCCCATTTTCTTTATTAAAACTCACAAGCTTGGAATCCTGTCCTCCAATTTCAATAACAATGGAACTATCCTTGTGGTACTCTTTAACGAATAAACTTAAAGAAGCTACTTCCTGAATATATTTTGATTCAGTGCTATTCACAATTTCACTACAACCGCTACCTGTGGAGACAAAAAAAATCTCTTGAAATCTATTTCTTAAGCTCTCAAACAATTCAACTGATAACTTTTGTTGATCAGCATTGTGTCTAAAGTATTTTTTTTCTACAATATTTTTCTGCTTATCTAAAATCACATATTTGATAGTAGTTGAACCAATGTCAAGACCACAATAATACATTTCTTCTCACAATTTGTTAAGCCAAAAATAACATTTTTTTTAGTTCTATCAAATATATAACTTATGTTGTAGACATTTAAATTCAGTTTTGTCATACTGACAAGCTGTCATTATGGTGACAGGCTGGCAAGAATAAAATCGAAGGAGATGAAATATTAAGCGGATTTCAAATGGCATCTAAATTGCATAGTCAATTAACCGTAAAAAACTAAAAACAAAAAGGAGTTAAAATGGCAACTTTCAAACCAATTCAAACTAAGGTGGTAGTTGAAATAACTGGGCAATCAGAAAGTAAGACTTCTGGTGGTATCATTCTACCTGATTCAGCTTCAAAAGAAAAACCTCAGTTCGGTAAAGTAATTGCTGTGGGAACTGACGAAAATTTAGTAAAAGAGAT is a window encoding:
- a CDS encoding tetratricopeptide repeat protein encodes the protein MKFDITTFKPNSTGLFRIKKNDYLCENCRSILEGNDYDKCPHCDAKSVPEKAYLSFRHAVESSFEADRLRHISDAIDEYPDFVEAYFIRGSIYFKMSKYTEALNDLTKSYEIYSDNYEELKKLAFIYAKCAKPEEAEKIYLKVLNIKEDDLETLLYLALLYGNSNDRLNQIKYYKKILEMDPDHLMALKELGKLYLEVEMFDECINITTKALKIQKDVTALTNRGIAYKKTAQEGKAIQDYYQSLNIINALIESSKDTPENLYARAYLNSKFDNDIEALKDLELLVKHYPTRPKYSQFLINTLLNLKKYDNAVIVIDNYINVFGEDKEMFLAKAKILFETKKYDESWASLNSYTTEEIEPIEALIMKGKICIYREEFEEARTFFDKALSQKPNDKAIYYNLLEVSEKSGNIPHQIRYLNILLNFDNSDSELLKKSSYAYFRQGDINESYNYLKKYLKTNPFDKDVFTLQFDILYRKGDLIDLDSLMKEHKDLLDNGNILHFIFLALKNRNEELFEDWFKTLKIIQLSSNEIIDLIDILISNKKEANVKKILEEADNNLFDKRLLEISFNFYYENDFEKADFYGEKLYEMKFENELFQKRFLQLLNSKGDYKRIVSFSNTLLEKKEEGEIFYLRGLAYYMLNKKLKSVKDLERAEELGFCNDSLLETKAKAYFDLEKFDKSISLFLRISDYNEEHINFIIDVYHKTKNFQSGFDFTLKILKKSISMFVLYHNALFAYNLNNQNACMEAISLYVQNFGESAEIETLKADVLMQSGKFKEASEIYFILKVKNEESEDLAFKLYNSYYKLNLNENLEDLLKKASKQFSNSQNIKKLMIMNLIKLSKFDEATELFEHEHLKIDKDLLNSIMTAYEKSKKIDKALDLLNSLDNFEFSGDINYYRGKIYETTGDFEKALKEYNHAIESQINNFEFYFTRGNVNLILNYFKDALSDFLDSRRLGCNHDRLNFLIGFCYEKLKNFDESIKFYNKHLDNNSVDLQILSSRASCYMELNEFDKAISDLDIVLSSNENSIVDLLNRGNALLSLKKYEEAIKDFSKLINFGKGSKTIFLTRGLCYTNILEFKNAVDDFDKVLDTDPSNCEALLNRGLAHLNTGNLQKGIIDLENYLKSNDDTKVKLQLANAFYENKEFDKAKIYYEELLESYNNNFSIHQNLAECLSIEKNFSESIKHLDKAIQIGEKSKIDKEILSNLILQKAIVYLNSGNDKKAFEEFKKAENLTEDKSNVYVSRGVHYFKIEDYNNAISDFNHVLESDPNNIDVLEKLFISEKKLDHTENALDLCDKILKIDNNKAEFTLHKANLYFSKKDYSNASLSYSDYHSKIEGTSESYLNSSISYFENGEYNKSLEEIGKAINLDKNCSNLYLARTKIYNKLNDFDNMLKDYRTALDLDPENSIALKNYGNILFYSGNLIEASIVFKKLVKIDPANSEYHYRKADIEFNQKNNIAAKASIGKAIERNNIKHEYYKLHSEILFRLGELDNAIDQINNAINLDGNISDYYRIRAELLLKKNDLKKAMLDIDKAIVLNDSNAEFYHLRSKINANQNNKEESISDLTKAYEISNDVVYLKLRGEKYFTTKQYQKAIDDYEKANSDILDGGDLKRMAVSYYKVGELNKSISALTKLLNLVGDDIEALIKRANTFMKTGDYSGAIEDYSRILKLEPKLVLVYSSRAIAYQKAGLHNESEADFGKYLEMTYNMPFSRK
- a CDS encoding response regulator encodes the protein MKNLLIVDDNDDFRELLVSAFEAAGYKVFGAINSKTGLDAIKNDKFDLVITDFYMPKGNGIDFLESIKKHDSTLPVIILTGFSDKEILSNALKAGAVNFLDKSISLQDLISYVQSILILFGSRGTISNVGLGEALEYIKFYKKTICHESNEKVLSKIPQYIINDLVSSKMLSEEESMPVTIVLVEALSNALYHGNLEVESEIRDNSFLGQKTYKNIIEEKQNDPFYAKRVIEIECYCDKSMISFTITDEGKGFEWQKKREVNLSSGRGFLIINSFSDVVEFNEKGNQIKIVKYRTKK
- the rpmA gene encoding 50S ribosomal protein L27, with amino-acid sequence MAHKKGVGSSKNGRDSNPKMLGVKLFGGQFAKAGSIIVRQRGTKFHAGNNVGLGTDFTIFALTEGTVEFRTRANGRKFVSIVPVQE
- a CDS encoding co-chaperone GroES, producing the protein MATFKPIQTKVVVEITGQSESKTSGGIILPDSASKEKPQFGKVIAVGTDENLVKEISVGDEVIFGKYAGTEVTIEDKNYLILNFDEILTVVVK
- the rplU gene encoding 50S ribosomal protein L21; this translates as MYAVVKLGGNQHIVKQNDIIKVNRLSFEDGAEFEINEVLAVGEGEDVQFGTPFVEGSTVKFVVLENKKDKKVIVFKKKRRKRYERKKGHRQHISVVQVKEIVK
- a CDS encoding STAS domain-containing protein; amino-acid sequence: MILNIKEEKNYLVITPGENLIGDKSSEFSKELESIKEECNKDYILFNLAKINQVDSFTLSTLVAFGYDVKSSNIKLLFCSLHPFIMSIFKMMKMNDLFTIYDNINDAIERIVEEK
- a CDS encoding activase is translated as MYYCGLDIGSTTIKYVILDKQKNIVEKKYFRHNADQQKLSVELFESLRNRFQEIFFVSTGSGCSEIVNSTESKYIQEVASLSLFVKEYHKDSSIVIEIGGQDSKLVSFNKENGNIFVSDMRMNGSCAGGTGAFIDQMATYLDIEVSSFNEFAKKGVFVHSVSGRCGVFAKTDIQPLVNQGVRKEDICLSVLHAVASQIIGGLSQGLEIIPTIILAGGPVKFNDILRDIFAEKLKIDNNLVVIPSDCEYMVAHGAALSGLYNVFLNKLHVPEETIKYCNISLCKTVEEKLRIDKIYKNINFLDINDIDTNEITLGIDAGSTTIKFVLLDKNKKIIDFGYSKNFGNPLRVFKMIFEDTIERIEKRHGKIHIKFIGITGYGANLFMKAFNVDAFSVETIAHAYAAKHFFGDVSFIIDIGGQDIKAVRINKGLVTDIILNEACSAGCGSFLENFASTLGLAMDEIGEIALSAKNPSKLGSRCTVFMNSSVISEQKNGKSVEDILAGLCYSVVENVFTKVIRNQNENYLGNKIVVQGGTFLNPAVFRAMEIFTKKQIFLAPFPGVMGAIGAGLLAKENSERVVFDPISIIKNFEYDITSNKICQLCENKCRLNIVKFNNGNSFITGNKCDRYNNRTKSENKGINTVRVYNENLLNTIFTDHEDGRVIGIPRALDFYRSLPFWNTFFRSLGFKVVVTPMSDSEIFREGERFVPSDTACLPAKVLHGHIEWLINKNIDTIFLPMMVRLPYENLKADNNFVCSVVHGYTQVIKNSHNNSTVFIDTPAFHWYNEKAKTRQILTHFIKEYGLSRSEILQAITLGNRSQINFKNKLMKSTENCKSDFKVILAARPYHYDTWINHKIADLLESEGIDVIISESIDLSKVDVSRSHLDNTMVNTTRLVASAFYAAEKDDCEMVFLVSFGCGHDAVLSDEIERIMSEYNKVPLIIKLDEVSNDGPLYIRVKSFIESIRQRRKQNLTTKTDYSRKLPVFSKSDKKSKMILIPNLSRLFSIFAAAVLRRDGFNVKTVDIADSEAINIGKRFVHNDVCYPAQVNAGELIKELRKSGGKNSVVGLAKNCDDCRAGQYSTIIRTALDKAGFDNVPIVTTGQDKKNLHPGFRPGLKFQIILLYSILLSDGLEMMYRRLRVYEIDRGVSKKIFDHYVKKIEQALSYNLKKAIKYYKRAVDEFNGVKIHNMGSKKIVGIVGEILVNHHENANNQLENFLENSDIEPYIPPMINFFRREVAVIKEKLKSKLSSGYLSNFLMSSITDMIYKKAIDRIEEITDGFKYRFPRFDIFDLAENIEGLIDKTFIAGEGWQIAGEIIQMRKIGIKSFVIVQPFGCMPNHISGRGMVKSLKHRYSDISIVSLDFDPDTSKTNIENRLMMLLNVDKI